The following are encoded together in the Xanthobacter autotrophicus Py2 genome:
- a CDS encoding Nucleotidyl transferase (PFAM: Nucleotidyl transferase~KEGG: bbt:BBta_0088 putative nucleotidyl transferase family protein), whose product MTDKAQAGHSTAQISDNRISTAMVLAAGMGTRMRPLTDTRPKPLVEVYGRPLIDHVLGRVADAGIPQAVVNLHHHADMLEAHLKARGGPPQIVLSDERGQLLETGGGVRKALPLLGPDPFLAINSDTIWIEGMRPNLVRLMEHFDPERMDALLLLASAAHSIGYDGMGDFQMDKLGRLTRRAERTVVPFVYAGAAILKPELFEGTPDGAFSLNRIFDKAAEAERLFGLRLDGIWMHVGTPDAIALAEEAIQRSSD is encoded by the coding sequence GTGACGGACAAGGCACAGGCCGGCCATTCGACGGCCCAGATTTCCGACAACCGGATTTCCACCGCAATGGTGCTCGCCGCCGGGATGGGCACGCGCATGCGTCCGCTCACCGACACGCGGCCCAAGCCGCTGGTGGAGGTCTACGGCCGCCCTCTCATCGATCATGTGCTCGGCCGCGTGGCCGACGCCGGCATCCCCCAGGCGGTGGTCAACCTGCACCATCACGCCGACATGCTGGAGGCGCATCTCAAGGCCCGGGGCGGGCCGCCGCAGATCGTCCTGTCCGACGAGCGCGGCCAGTTGCTGGAGACCGGCGGCGGCGTGCGCAAGGCGCTGCCGCTGCTTGGGCCGGACCCGTTCCTCGCTATCAATTCGGACACCATCTGGATCGAAGGCATGCGGCCGAACCTGGTGCGGCTGATGGAGCATTTCGATCCGGAGCGGATGGATGCGCTGCTGCTCCTCGCCTCGGCCGCCCATTCCATCGGCTACGACGGCATGGGCGACTTCCAGATGGACAAGCTCGGCCGCCTGACCCGTCGGGCCGAGCGCACGGTCGTGCCGTTCGTCTATGCCGGGGCCGCCATCCTGAAGCCGGAGCTGTTCGAGGGCACGCCTGACGGCGCCTTCTCCCTCAACCGCATTTTCGACAAGGCCGCCGAGGCCGAGCGCCTGTTCGGCCTGCGCCTCGACGGCATCTGGATGCATGTGGGTACGCCCGATGCCATCGCCCTCGCCGAGGAAGCGATCCAGAGGTCCAGCGACTGA
- a CDS encoding Double-strand break repair protein AddB (TIGRFAM: Double-strand break repair protein AddB~KEGG: bbt:BBta_0089 putative helicase-exonuclease type V protein family, AddB subunit): MPRVLTIPSSAPFLPTLATALLDGTLVEGFAPRADPLALAGATVFLPTRRAGRLFAEALLQASGGAVLLLPKIVPLGDVDEDALAFSEDAPVLAAPHAIAPVHRRLVLARLVAHWRDTLAKAAGREAVAAGTAATFALADALGALFDDLTTAGLTVDGLDGLVPEELDRYFRVGLDFVRIARRAFTDYLDIAGLVEPAARRDALVDAEARRLAALGSDAGPVIAAGSTGSMPATARLLAAIAALPKGAVVLPGLDQDLDAASFARITDGRDAAPDHPQYGLARLLPRLGVARGDVLSLAAPTAFGRERLMSEVMRQAETSDLWASVSDRLPPAALGTAMAGISVVEADDPRAEALAIALLLRDSLEREGETAALVTPDRDLARRVAAEMARFGVALDDSAGTPLADSPAGRLAGLLVMAAAEDLAPVPLFALLTHPLAQFGLAPEAKADAVAALELVALRGPRPRAGIGGLMDAIAAFDRDDHRGADPRRRMGEGALNRARDLVDRLDRALGPMLTLGAQRGAAPLSALVAAHRAAWVGTAGPLDIDAEDAAEAALARTFETLDGAAGDGPALDLSAYADAAGALFADAMVRPRAEPHARIRILGPLEARLIHVDRMVLGALIEGSWPRIAETDPWLSRPMRGDLGLDLPERRIGLSAHDFVQGFGAAEVVLTFAAKVGGTQSVPSRFVQRLKTVAGEAEWTAARTRGARWVQAARRLDDAPAVPRATRPAPAPPLALRPRRLSVTEVETFLRDPYSIYARHVLGLLPLDPLDAALGGAERGSALHEAIGRFTQDHPCKLPPDALERLLEEGRRAFAPLKAFPAEHALWWARFERAAGFLVAFERERRGHLDHVVAEASGSLEIPLGGGAFRLTGRADRIEVRRDGLLNILDYKTGTAPSARQVASLSPQLPLEAAMARRGAFPDVPAVDVADLLYVELKGGAAGGEEKPIRLKDSDTMDLAETALAGLESLLMAFENEAQGYRSLAAPQWSGTFGTYDHLARVREWALSGEEGE, translated from the coding sequence GTGCCGCGCGTGCTCACCATCCCGTCCTCGGCGCCGTTCCTGCCGACTTTGGCGACAGCGCTGCTCGACGGCACGCTGGTGGAGGGCTTCGCGCCGCGCGCGGATCCGCTGGCGCTGGCCGGCGCCACCGTGTTCCTGCCCACCCGCCGTGCCGGGCGCCTGTTCGCCGAGGCACTGCTCCAAGCCTCCGGCGGCGCGGTATTGCTGCTGCCGAAGATCGTGCCTTTGGGCGACGTGGACGAGGACGCACTCGCTTTCTCCGAGGATGCGCCGGTGCTGGCCGCGCCCCACGCCATCGCCCCGGTGCATCGCCGTCTGGTGCTGGCGCGGCTGGTGGCCCATTGGCGCGATACCCTCGCGAAAGCAGCCGGGCGGGAGGCGGTGGCCGCCGGCACCGCCGCCACCTTCGCCCTGGCCGATGCCCTCGGCGCCCTGTTCGACGACCTCACCACGGCCGGGCTGACCGTGGACGGGCTCGACGGCCTGGTGCCAGAGGAGCTGGACCGCTATTTCCGCGTGGGGCTGGATTTCGTGCGCATCGCCCGGCGCGCCTTCACCGACTATCTGGACATCGCCGGGCTGGTGGAGCCCGCCGCCCGCCGCGACGCGCTGGTGGATGCGGAAGCGCGCCGCCTCGCCGCCTTGGGGAGCGACGCCGGCCCGGTGATCGCCGCGGGCTCCACCGGCTCCATGCCGGCCACCGCCCGTCTCCTGGCCGCCATCGCCGCCCTGCCGAAGGGCGCCGTGGTGCTGCCGGGCCTCGACCAGGATCTGGACGCCGCCTCCTTCGCCCGCATCACCGATGGCAGGGACGCGGCGCCGGACCATCCGCAATACGGCCTTGCCCGGCTGCTTCCGCGCCTCGGCGTGGCGCGGGGCGATGTGCTGTCCCTTGCCGCGCCCACCGCCTTCGGTCGCGAGCGGCTCATGAGCGAGGTGATGCGGCAGGCCGAGACCTCCGACCTGTGGGCGAGCGTCTCCGATCGCCTGCCGCCGGCGGCGCTGGGCACCGCCATGGCCGGCATCAGCGTGGTGGAGGCGGACGACCCCCGCGCCGAAGCCCTGGCCATCGCCTTGCTGCTGCGCGACAGCCTGGAGCGGGAGGGTGAGACCGCCGCCCTCGTCACCCCCGACCGCGATCTCGCGCGCCGGGTGGCGGCGGAGATGGCGCGCTTCGGCGTGGCGCTGGACGATTCCGCCGGCACGCCGCTGGCCGACAGTCCCGCCGGGCGGCTTGCCGGCCTGCTGGTGATGGCAGCGGCGGAGGACCTGGCGCCGGTGCCCCTGTTCGCGCTGCTCACCCATCCCCTGGCGCAATTCGGGCTGGCGCCCGAGGCGAAGGCGGATGCGGTGGCGGCGCTCGAGCTGGTGGCTCTGCGCGGCCCGCGCCCGCGCGCCGGCATCGGCGGACTGATGGATGCCATCGCCGCCTTCGACCGGGACGATCATCGTGGCGCCGACCCGCGCCGGCGCATGGGGGAGGGGGCGCTCAACCGCGCCCGCGATCTGGTGGACCGGCTCGACCGGGCGCTCGGACCGATGCTCACCCTCGGCGCGCAACGGGGTGCAGCGCCGCTCTCGGCGCTCGTCGCCGCCCACCGCGCCGCCTGGGTGGGGACCGCCGGCCCCCTCGACATCGATGCGGAGGATGCGGCGGAAGCCGCTTTGGCGCGCACCTTCGAGACGCTGGACGGGGCGGCGGGCGATGGTCCCGCCCTCGACCTTAGCGCCTATGCGGACGCGGCCGGGGCCCTGTTCGCCGATGCCATGGTGCGCCCGCGCGCCGAGCCCCATGCGCGCATCCGCATCCTCGGCCCGCTCGAGGCGCGCCTCATCCATGTGGACCGCATGGTGCTGGGCGCGCTCATCGAGGGCAGCTGGCCGCGCATCGCCGAGACCGACCCCTGGCTCAGCCGGCCCATGCGCGGCGATCTGGGGCTCGATCTGCCGGAGCGGCGCATCGGCCTCTCCGCCCACGATTTCGTCCAGGGCTTCGGCGCCGCCGAGGTGGTGCTGACCTTCGCCGCCAAGGTGGGGGGCACCCAGAGCGTGCCGTCGCGCTTCGTGCAGCGGTTGAAGACGGTGGCGGGCGAGGCGGAATGGACGGCCGCCCGCACCCGCGGCGCCCGCTGGGTTCAGGCCGCGCGGCGGCTGGACGATGCCCCCGCCGTGCCCCGCGCCACCCGCCCCGCGCCGGCCCCGCCGCTGGCGCTCAGGCCCCGCCGACTCTCGGTGACGGAGGTGGAAACCTTCCTGCGCGATCCCTATTCCATCTATGCCCGCCATGTGCTCGGTCTCCTGCCGCTCGATCCGCTGGACGCCGCACTCGGCGGGGCGGAGCGCGGATCGGCCCTGCACGAGGCCATCGGCCGCTTCACCCAGGACCACCCGTGCAAGCTGCCACCCGATGCGCTGGAACGTCTGCTGGAGGAAGGCCGGCGTGCCTTCGCCCCGCTGAAGGCCTTCCCGGCCGAGCATGCCCTATGGTGGGCGCGGTTCGAGCGGGCGGCGGGCTTCCTCGTCGCCTTCGAGCGGGAGCGGCGGGGGCACCTCGACCATGTGGTGGCGGAAGCCTCCGGCAGTCTTGAAATTCCCTTGGGCGGCGGCGCCTTCCGCCTCACCGGGCGGGCCGACCGCATCGAGGTGCGCCGCGACGGCCTGCTCAATATCCTCGACTACAAGACCGGCACGGCGCCGAGCGCCCGGCAGGTCGCCTCGCTCTCGCCCCAGCTGCCGCTGGAGGCCGCCATGGCCCGGCGCGGCGCCTTCCCCGACGTGCCGGCGGTGGACGTGGCGGACCTGCTCTATGTGGAGCTGAAAGGCGGTGCGGCGGGAGGCGAGGAAAAGCCCATCCGCCTCAAGGACAGCGACACCATGGACCTCGCCGAGACCGCCCTCGCGGGCCTTGAAAGCCTGCTCATGGCGTTCGAGAACGAGGCGCAGGGCTATCGCTCGCTGGCCGCGCCGCAATGGTCGGGCACCTTCGGCACCTATGATCATCTGGCCCGCGTGCGCGAATGGGCGCTCTCCGGGGAGGAGGGCGAATGA
- a CDS encoding histidine kinase (PFAM: ATP-binding region ATPase domain protein; histidine kinase A domain protein~KEGG: bra:BRADO0079 putative sensor histidine kinase), producing the protein MADRIRTGVPRQRRGREQGSAHRAVGLRRFSLPSCSVRPVCAGLAAVFLSSTLFVSPAAAGWDAAATAAGALWPVAGLAAAAIAGLAAMRSHRVAKDLRGRIEAAERAAADAAASAARARAEAQACRVLLSDGAPAFLLWTGREAPADLFGRTPETLKAELGPASSAFETALARLKAEDGAFSQTLDTPRGPLRLDGRSRAGAGILLLAPLSSETSGHEAGPMASGLAALLDAAPAPAWLRGADGALSYVNPAFVVAVGAASAEEARAQGLDLLDGKTRAAAASAEGADGHFRQRVKAVTKGQRRQMEVVEVAGIFGTAGIAIDVTSEEDARAEMKQAVVAHRRTLDQLTTAVAIFGADERLVFHNAAYERLFDLSPAFLDQHPPEGEILEDLRTRRKVPEQADFRGWRAQLREAYRAIEPVNDWWHLPGGQMLRVVVTPNAEGGVTYLFDDLSEHMALESRYNTLIRIQGETLDGLAEAVAVFGSDGRLNLYNHAFLGLWSLEARALGERPHVDAVAALCRPLHGETSAFARIRHAVTTIGPREAVTLRIERPDGRVLDGATQPLPDGGTMVTFRDVTDSVKVERALIERAEALEAADKLKNAFVGHVSYHLRTPLNTLLGYADMLRDGLAGPLNTRQQDYLEHMRQSSDQLRALIDDILDLASIDAGAMELDLSDVDVGETVLGVAEAVRDPVAEAGLNLAVSVGPDAGHFVADGRRVRQILFNLLSNAIAVSPAGGTVSLGAVRRDGALVFTVRDEGPGVPAEVADTLFERFESRSAGPRHRGVGLGLAIVRSFMTLHGGSVTVAPAGRGPDAKGTLATCIFPLSGEGRREAAE; encoded by the coding sequence TCGTAAGCCCGGCTGCCGCCGGTTGGGATGCGGCCGCGACCGCGGCCGGCGCCCTTTGGCCGGTGGCGGGGCTTGCGGCTGCCGCCATCGCCGGCCTTGCCGCCATGCGCAGCCATCGCGTGGCGAAGGACCTGCGCGGCCGCATTGAAGCCGCCGAACGCGCCGCCGCGGATGCCGCCGCCTCCGCCGCCCGCGCCCGCGCCGAGGCCCAGGCCTGCCGTGTCCTCCTGTCCGATGGCGCTCCGGCCTTCCTGCTGTGGACGGGGCGGGAGGCGCCGGCCGACCTGTTCGGCCGCACCCCTGAGACGCTAAAGGCCGAGCTGGGGCCCGCCTCATCCGCCTTCGAAACCGCGCTCGCCCGTCTGAAGGCGGAGGATGGCGCCTTCTCCCAGACACTGGACACGCCCAGGGGGCCGCTGCGGCTCGACGGCAGGAGCCGGGCGGGCGCCGGCATCCTGCTGCTGGCCCCGCTCAGCAGCGAAACGTCCGGGCATGAGGCTGGCCCGATGGCGTCCGGCCTTGCGGCCTTGCTCGATGCGGCGCCCGCCCCGGCGTGGCTGCGCGGGGCGGATGGCGCGCTGTCTTATGTGAACCCCGCCTTCGTGGTGGCGGTGGGCGCCGCCTCGGCGGAGGAGGCCCGCGCGCAGGGCCTCGACCTCCTTGACGGCAAGACGCGCGCTGCCGCCGCCAGCGCGGAAGGCGCGGACGGTCATTTCCGCCAGCGGGTGAAGGCCGTCACCAAGGGCCAGCGGCGGCAGATGGAGGTGGTGGAGGTGGCCGGCATCTTCGGCACCGCCGGCATCGCCATCGATGTGACGTCGGAGGAAGACGCGCGGGCGGAGATGAAGCAGGCGGTGGTCGCCCATCGCCGCACCCTCGACCAATTGACCACGGCGGTGGCCATCTTCGGCGCCGACGAGCGCCTCGTGTTCCACAATGCCGCCTATGAGCGGCTGTTCGACCTCTCCCCCGCCTTTCTCGACCAGCACCCACCGGAAGGCGAGATCCTGGAAGACCTGCGCACCCGCCGCAAGGTGCCGGAGCAGGCCGACTTCCGCGGCTGGCGCGCCCAGCTGCGCGAGGCCTACCGGGCCATCGAGCCGGTGAACGACTGGTGGCACCTGCCCGGCGGGCAGATGCTGCGGGTGGTGGTGACGCCCAATGCGGAAGGCGGCGTCACCTATCTGTTCGACGACCTCTCCGAGCATATGGCGCTGGAGAGCCGCTACAACACGCTCATCCGCATCCAGGGCGAGACGCTGGACGGGCTGGCGGAAGCCGTCGCCGTGTTCGGCTCGGACGGGCGGCTCAATCTTTACAACCACGCGTTCCTCGGCCTGTGGTCGCTCGAGGCTCGCGCTTTGGGCGAGCGACCGCACGTGGATGCGGTGGCCGCCCTGTGCCGGCCGCTGCATGGCGAGACCTCGGCCTTCGCCCGCATCCGCCACGCGGTGACCACCATCGGCCCGCGCGAGGCGGTGACTTTGCGCATCGAGCGCCCGGACGGCCGGGTTCTGGACGGCGCCACCCAGCCGCTGCCGGACGGCGGCACCATGGTCACCTTCCGCGATGTCACCGACAGCGTGAAGGTGGAGCGGGCGCTGATCGAGCGCGCCGAGGCGCTGGAGGCGGCGGACAAGCTGAAGAATGCCTTCGTCGGCCACGTCTCCTACCATTTGCGCACGCCCCTCAACACGCTCCTGGGCTATGCCGACATGCTGCGGGATGGCCTAGCCGGCCCGCTCAATACCCGCCAGCAGGATTATCTGGAGCACATGCGCCAGTCCTCCGACCAGCTGCGCGCGCTGATCGACGACATCCTCGACCTCGCCTCCATCGATGCCGGGGCCATGGAGCTGGACCTGTCCGACGTGGACGTGGGCGAGACCGTGCTCGGCGTCGCCGAGGCGGTGCGCGATCCGGTGGCGGAGGCGGGGCTGAACCTTGCCGTCAGCGTCGGCCCGGATGCGGGCCATTTCGTCGCCGACGGGCGGCGGGTGCGGCAGATCCTGTTCAACCTCCTGTCCAACGCCATCGCCGTCTCGCCCGCCGGCGGCACGGTGAGCCTCGGCGCGGTGCGGCGCGACGGGGCGCTGGTCTTCACCGTGCGCGACGAGGGGCCGGGCGTGCCCGCCGAGGTGGCCGATACCCTGTTCGAGCGCTTCGAGAGCCGCAGCGCCGGCCCGCGCCATCGCGGGGTGGGGCTGGGCCTTGCCATCGTGCGCTCCTTCATGACCCTCCATGGCGGCTCCGTCACCGTGGCGCCGGCCGGGCGCGGGCCGGACGCCAAAGGTACCCTCGCCACCTGTATCTTCCCCTTGTCCGGCGAAGGCCGGAGAGAGGCCGCCGAATGA
- a CDS encoding protein of unknown function UPF0079 (PFAM: aminoglycoside phosphotransferase; protein of unknown function UPF0079~KEGG: rpd:RPD_0206 protein of unknown function UPF0079), which yields MSLVIERLAGQPVACRVVLQDLAATARLAGWLSTWFGPKDTITLTGDLGAGKTEFARALIRAFAEEPGVDVPSPTFPILISYDFPRGRVVHADLYRIIETDELDELGWDELRENALLLVEWPDRADDRLPTDRLDVELFHAAGTDFGAGLGPEARVAILTGHGSVGARLDRFQIADGLIEQSGFAAAERVFLQGDASSRSYTRLVAPGRSAILMNAPRQPDGPPLRRGLPYSQLVHLAEDVKPFVAMDRALLAQGLSAPLLYSADLDAGLLVLEDLGREGVVAGSPAAPVPERYHAAIEVLAALHTRNLPRTLNVAPRVERALPTYDVAAMLTEIDLMLDWYLPARGIRLDGVVREEFHLLWRSALNPVLAEPPTWVLRDYHSPNLIWLPEREGLRKVGLIDFQDAVMGPAAYDVVSLAQDARVDVPEGLELQLVSHYVKLRREADPTFDVRGFARSYALMGAQRASKILGIFTRLNDRDGKPHYLRHLSRIRRHLARCLSHQDLGSLRSWYESVLPSKDFAA from the coding sequence ATGAGCCTCGTGATCGAACGCCTTGCCGGCCAGCCCGTCGCCTGCCGTGTCGTGCTCCAGGATCTCGCGGCGACAGCCCGCCTCGCCGGCTGGCTCTCCACCTGGTTCGGGCCGAAGGACACCATCACCCTCACCGGCGACCTCGGCGCGGGCAAGACCGAGTTCGCCCGCGCCCTCATCCGCGCGTTCGCGGAAGAGCCCGGCGTGGACGTGCCGAGCCCCACCTTCCCGATCCTGATCTCGTACGATTTTCCCCGCGGCCGGGTGGTGCATGCCGACCTCTACCGCATCATCGAGACCGATGAGCTGGACGAACTGGGCTGGGACGAGCTGCGCGAGAATGCACTGTTGCTGGTGGAATGGCCGGACCGGGCCGACGACCGCCTGCCGACGGACCGCCTCGACGTGGAGCTGTTCCACGCCGCCGGCACCGACTTTGGCGCCGGGCTTGGGCCGGAGGCGCGGGTGGCCATCCTGACCGGGCATGGCAGCGTTGGTGCCCGGCTCGACCGGTTCCAGATCGCCGATGGCCTGATCGAGCAGAGCGGGTTCGCCGCCGCCGAGCGGGTATTCCTGCAGGGCGATGCCTCCAGCCGCTCCTATACCCGCCTCGTGGCGCCGGGCCGCTCCGCCATCCTGATGAATGCGCCGCGCCAGCCGGACGGGCCGCCCCTGCGCCGGGGCCTGCCCTACAGCCAGCTGGTGCATCTGGCGGAGGACGTGAAGCCCTTCGTGGCCATGGACCGCGCCCTGCTGGCGCAGGGCCTGTCGGCGCCGCTGCTGTATTCCGCCGACCTCGATGCGGGCCTCCTGGTGCTGGAGGACCTGGGGCGGGAGGGCGTCGTCGCTGGTTCGCCGGCCGCGCCGGTTCCCGAGCGCTACCATGCGGCGATCGAGGTGCTCGCCGCCCTCCACACCCGCAACCTGCCGCGCACGCTGAATGTGGCGCCGCGTGTGGAGCGGGCGCTGCCCACCTATGACGTGGCGGCCATGCTCACCGAGATCGACCTGATGCTGGACTGGTATTTGCCGGCCCGTGGCATCCGGCTGGATGGCGTGGTGCGCGAGGAATTCCACCTGCTCTGGCGCAGCGCGCTCAACCCGGTGCTGGCGGAGCCGCCGACCTGGGTGCTGCGCGACTACCATTCCCCGAACCTCATCTGGCTGCCGGAGCGTGAAGGGCTGCGCAAGGTGGGCCTGATCGATTTTCAGGATGCGGTGATGGGCCCGGCCGCCTATGACGTGGTCTCGCTGGCGCAGGACGCGCGTGTGGACGTGCCGGAAGGGCTGGAGCTGCAACTGGTGAGCCACTACGTGAAGCTGCGGCGCGAGGCCGACCCCACCTTTGACGTGCGCGGCTTCGCGCGATCCTATGCGCTCATGGGCGCGCAGCGGGCTTCCAAGATCCTCGGCATCTTCACAAGGCTCAATGATCGCGACGGCAAGCCGCATTACCTGCGCCACCTGTCGCGCATCCGCCGCCATCTTGCCCGCTGCCTCAGCCACCAGGATCTCGGCTCGCTCCGGTCGTGGTACGAGTCGGTGCTGCCATCCAAGGATTTCGCCGCGTGA